A genomic window from Arthrobacter sp. FW305-BF8 includes:
- a CDS encoding dihydrofolate reductase family protein: protein MGKVVMYSSVSVDGFIADENDQPGPLFDWLTSGDVPLDESGVLKVSQASYDYTRPYWDQIGATVVGRHVFDMTDGWDGKPPGGIDYMVVVTHRPEPEGWDPEAPFHFVDGVEAAVAKAQELAGDRMVEVAAGDVGGQVLAAGLVDEVRMDVVPVVFGSGKRYFGSVHAQHLLEDPDVVIQGNRVLHLRYRVRR, encoded by the coding sequence ATGGGCAAGGTGGTCATGTACAGCTCGGTGTCGGTGGACGGCTTCATCGCCGACGAGAACGACCAGCCCGGGCCCTTGTTCGACTGGTTGACCAGCGGGGACGTGCCGTTGGATGAGAGTGGCGTATTGAAGGTGTCGCAGGCGTCCTACGACTACACCCGGCCGTACTGGGACCAGATCGGGGCGACCGTCGTCGGCCGCCACGTCTTCGACATGACGGACGGTTGGGACGGGAAGCCCCCAGGCGGGATCGACTACATGGTCGTCGTGACGCACCGGCCGGAGCCTGAGGGCTGGGACCCAGAGGCGCCATTTCACTTCGTCGACGGCGTCGAGGCAGCCGTGGCCAAGGCGCAGGAGCTTGCGGGTGACCGCATGGTCGAGGTCGCTGCTGGCGACGTCGGTGGCCAGGTGCTTGCCGCGGGCCTGGTCGACGAGGTGCGCATGGACGTCGTACCCGTCGTGTTCGGCTCCGGCAAGCGCTACTTCGGGTCGGTCCACGCGCAGCACCTGTTGGAGGATCCTGACGTGGTGATTCAGGGCAACAGGGTGCTTCACCTGCGCTATCGCGTGCGCCGTTGA
- a CDS encoding ABC transporter permease: protein MSTHFFGDTALLLGRSMRHIFRSVDTIITTAITPIALMLLFVYVFGGAIRTDTDNYINYLLPGIMLIAIASGIAYTAVRLFTDMKSGIFERFQSMPIARSSVLWAHVLTSLAANGLSLVIIVLVALLMGFRTSAGPLEWLAVVGILTLFTLALTWIAVIAGLSGKSVDGAGGFSYPLIFLPFISSAFVPTATMPGPVRAFAENQPVTSIVNTIQDLFAQRPVGVDIWVALAWCVGILVLAYVFAMAVYRRKIS, encoded by the coding sequence ATGAGCACGCACTTCTTCGGCGACACGGCCCTTTTGCTGGGCCGATCGATGCGCCACATCTTCCGCAGCGTGGACACGATCATCACTACCGCAATCACGCCGATCGCACTCATGCTGCTGTTCGTCTACGTGTTCGGCGGCGCCATCCGGACAGACACTGACAACTACATCAATTACCTGCTTCCCGGGATCATGCTGATCGCGATCGCGTCGGGCATCGCGTACACCGCCGTCCGTTTGTTCACCGACATGAAGAGCGGCATTTTCGAGCGGTTCCAGTCCATGCCGATCGCCCGCTCGTCCGTGCTGTGGGCCCATGTCCTGACGTCGCTTGCGGCCAACGGGCTCTCGCTCGTGATTATCGTGCTGGTTGCCCTCCTCATGGGCTTCCGGACGTCTGCAGGCCCGCTGGAGTGGCTCGCCGTCGTCGGAATCCTCACGCTGTTCACCCTTGCACTCACCTGGATCGCGGTGATCGCCGGCCTGTCGGGGAAGTCCGTAGACGGCGCCGGCGGCTTCTCCTACCCGCTGATCTTCCTGCCGTTCATCAGTTCAGCCTTCGTCCCTACGGCCACCATGCCGGGTCCTGTGCGGGCCTTCGCTGAAAACCAGCCGGTCACGTCGATCGTCAACACTATCCAGGACCTGTTCGCGCAACGGCCGGTCGGCGTCGACATTTGGGTCGCCCTGGCATGGTGCGTCGGGATCCTCGTTTTGGCCTACGTCTTCGCCATGGCCGTCTACCGGCGCAAGATCTCGTAG
- a CDS encoding ABC transporter ATP-binding protein yields the protein MSHIASADPAIRVRGMEKSYKSLQVLRGVDFDVAPGSIFALLGSNGAGKTTMVRILSTLLKPDGGTATVNGFDVSSDPLRVRESISLTGQFAAVDEILSGWENLVLVAKLRHLKDPGKVADDLLARFNLADAGHRKVSTYSGGMRRRLDIAMSLIGQPKVIFLDEPTTGLDPEARIEVWQVVQDLAKQGTTVLLTTQYLDEAEQLADRIAILHEGRIIADGTLGELKQLLPPAEIQYVEKQPSLEDIFLALVGKDYVTLSREQS from the coding sequence ATGAGCCACATCGCTTCAGCCGATCCTGCTATTCGCGTGCGGGGCATGGAGAAGTCCTACAAGTCTTTGCAGGTGCTGCGGGGCGTGGACTTCGACGTGGCGCCGGGCAGCATCTTCGCGCTCCTCGGCTCGAACGGAGCAGGTAAGACCACAATGGTGAGGATTCTGTCCACACTGTTAAAGCCCGACGGCGGCACAGCCACCGTGAACGGCTTCGACGTTTCTTCAGATCCGCTCCGGGTCCGGGAATCCATCAGTCTGACCGGACAGTTCGCGGCGGTCGACGAAATCCTCTCCGGCTGGGAGAACCTGGTGCTGGTGGCCAAGTTGCGGCACCTGAAGGACCCCGGCAAAGTGGCCGATGATCTGCTGGCACGCTTCAACCTCGCCGATGCAGGACACCGGAAAGTGTCCACATATTCCGGAGGCATGCGCCGCCGCCTCGACATCGCCATGAGTCTGATCGGGCAGCCGAAGGTGATCTTTCTCGACGAGCCGACGACGGGGCTGGACCCCGAAGCGCGCATCGAAGTGTGGCAGGTTGTTCAGGATCTGGCCAAGCAGGGGACAACCGTTCTGCTCACCACGCAGTACCTCGACGAGGCCGAGCAGCTCGCGGACCGGATCGCCATTCTTCATGAGGGGCGGATCATCGCTGATGGGACGTTGGGCGAGCTGAAGCAACTCCTGCCGCCGGCGGAAATTCAGTACGTCGAAAAGCAGCCGTCCCTGGAGGACATCTTCCTCGCGCTGGTGGGGAAGGACTACGTCACCTTGAGTAGGGAGCAGTCATGA